One Mycolicibacterium sp. ND9-15 genomic window, AGGGTGGCACGATGGGACTGTCGGGGAAGTCGTGAGCGCCCTGTCGCGTTGGACCAAAGCGTCAAGCGTCCTGTGCAGCGGCGGGGCAGACAGCCGAAAGGATTCACGATGACGATGACAACACTGAAGAAGATCGCAGCCGGATCCGTGATGGTCGGTGCGCTCGGGTTTACGTCAGTTGGACTTGGCGCAAGTCAAGCGGTCGCCGACGACCATTGGTGGTGGGATCCGCCGTCACCGGGGCATATCGCCCACATTCCTGGTGTCCCGCCGCCGGGGCATATCGCCCACATCCCTGGCGTCCCGCCACCGGGCCACTGGGACAAGCCCTGGAAGTGGTGGAGGTAGCGGGCACCTCTATAACTTGAGGTGGTGGCTGGTGTCGCCGACTTGGTCGACGAACATGGTGCGGGTGTCGAACCACCAGCGGCCGTCGATGCGGTGGAAGGTGTCGCGGTAGCGGCCGGTCACAATGACCTGCAGCGGCAGGTCGGGTGTGGCCTGCGTGACGCAGTAGTAAGCGCTGCTGCGTGCGGTTCCGGCCTCGTCGTCGACGTGCACCTTCACATTGGTGGTGAAGTGCCTGGTCTTGGGTGTGCCGTCGGCGTAGAGGCGCACCGCCATCTCGAACATCTGTCGGGCCCGAGTCGCCCCCTCGAACACCGTGTCGGGTGGGCCGTTTTCGACGGCGTGGATCCGGCCTTGCGCGAAGAGCGCCGCGACGCCGTCAAGGTCGCCGGCGTCGATCCGCTCGGCATAGGTGTAGACGAGGTTCTCGATCTCACGGGCGGCGTCGCTCATCGGCGGTAGACAACCAGCACCGATGTGTCATGTCAACGTGGGCGCATCGCTAGCCTCGGAGCGTGGCTACGAACTGGTCGCCGAGCCGGCTCGGCAATCTGAGCGGTAAGCGGATCATCGTCACCGGTGCGACCAACGGCGTCGGCCTCGCGACCGCGCGGGCGCTCGCGGGTGCGGGGGCCCACGTGATCCTCGCGGTCCGCAACCTCGAACTCGGCGCGCAAC contains:
- a CDS encoding nuclear transport factor 2 family protein; this translates as MSDAAREIENLVYTYAERIDAGDLDGVAALFAQGRIHAVENGPPDTVFEGATRARQMFEMAVRLYADGTPKTRHFTTNVKVHVDDEAGTARSSAYYCVTQATPDLPLQVIVTGRYRDTFHRIDGRWWFDTRTMFVDQVGDTSHHLKL